The proteins below are encoded in one region of Mycobacterium pseudokansasii:
- a CDS encoding DUF5947 family protein: MTSPYDVLARIRTNQRAPEPADERCEMCSEPIPDEHQHVVNVAGRQLMCVCRACYLLFTDSEAELRYRAVPDRYLGFPDFALDRPTWEALQIPVGVAFFFTNSAIGRTVAFYPGPAGATESELDLDAWNALGGADPRLGLVADDVEALLVRVPESGPPQSYLVPIDSCYEFVGRLRLLWRGFDGGQDAREFIDGFFERVAAQAREMPR; the protein is encoded by the coding sequence ATGACGAGTCCTTATGACGTCCTGGCCCGGATCAGGACCAACCAGCGGGCCCCAGAACCGGCCGACGAACGATGTGAGATGTGTTCGGAGCCGATACCCGACGAGCATCAGCATGTGGTGAATGTGGCCGGGCGGCAACTGATGTGCGTCTGCCGCGCCTGCTATCTGCTGTTCACCGACTCCGAAGCCGAGCTGCGCTACCGCGCCGTACCCGACCGGTATCTTGGGTTCCCCGATTTCGCGCTGGACCGGCCCACCTGGGAGGCCCTGCAGATTCCGGTCGGCGTCGCCTTCTTCTTCACCAACTCAGCCATTGGCCGCACCGTCGCCTTCTACCCGGGTCCAGCCGGCGCCACCGAATCGGAACTGGATCTCGACGCCTGGAACGCCCTCGGCGGGGCCGACCCGCGGCTTGGCCTAGTGGCCGACGACGTCGAGGCGCTGCTGGTCCGGGTCCCCGAATCTGGGCCTCCGCAAAGCTATCTGGTGCCGATCGACTCCTGCTACGAGTTCGTGGGCCGGTTGCGGTTGCTGTGGCGCGGCTTCGACGGCGGCCAGGACGCACGGGAGTTCATCGACGGCTTCTTCGAGCGGGTCGCCGCCCAGGCACGGGAGATGCCGCGGTGA
- a CDS encoding DUF6084 family protein, whose product MDLTFAVLDVAPEPYTVSPVLTARIGVGASSDDPVHAIALRCQVRIEPLRRRYSDDEAAGLLDLFGPRERWARTQRTFLWQHCTAMVAGFTGHTTAALPLDCSYDFEVAAAKYLHALRDGAIPLQFLFSGTVFVKSERGFSVQHVSWDCEDRYDMPVAVWRQLMAQHYPNTGWLRLSHDTISALAHYKSARGLLDLDHALTALLADASQREASP is encoded by the coding sequence ATGGACCTGACCTTCGCCGTGCTCGACGTGGCACCGGAACCGTACACCGTCAGCCCGGTGCTCACCGCCCGTATCGGCGTCGGCGCCAGCAGTGACGACCCGGTCCACGCCATCGCGCTGCGCTGCCAGGTCCGCATCGAGCCGCTACGCCGGCGATACTCCGACGACGAAGCCGCCGGACTGCTCGACTTGTTCGGACCCCGGGAACGCTGGGCACGCACCCAACGCACCTTCCTGTGGCAGCATTGCACCGCCATGGTGGCGGGTTTCACCGGCCACACCACCGCGGCGCTGCCCTTGGACTGCAGCTACGACTTCGAGGTGGCCGCGGCCAAGTACCTGCACGCGCTGCGCGACGGCGCGATCCCCCTTCAATTCCTTTTCAGTGGAACAGTTTTCGTCAAATCCGAGCGCGGCTTCTCGGTGCAGCATGTGTCCTGGGACTGCGAGGACCGCTATGACATGCCGGTCGCGGTCTGGCGACAGCTGATGGCCCAGCACTACCCGAACACCGGGTGGCTGCGGCTCAGTCATGACACCATCAGCGCGCTGGCCCACTACAAGTCGGCGCGCGGCCTGCTCGACCTCGACCACGCTCTCACCGCGCTGTTGGCCGACGCATCGCAACGGGAGGCAAGCCCGTGA
- a CDS encoding DUF6893 family small protein, translated as MDVLGWVFIALIALVVAVAVALGVASLPDARRYLKLRRM; from the coding sequence ATGGACGTCTTAGGTTGGGTGTTCATTGCCCTCATCGCTCTGGTGGTGGCCGTCGCGGTGGCCTTGGGTGTGGCATCACTACCGGATGCCCGCCGCTACCTGAAGCTGCGGCGGATGTAG
- a CDS encoding hydrogenase maturation protease, with the protein MTARILVAGIGNIFLGDDGFGSEVLRHAEIPQDGSQVRIIDYGIRGMHLAYDLLEGWDTLVLVDAVPSRGNPGALHVFQADHDWWSDPTTLDAHNMDPASVFANLRALGGTPPYTVVVGCEAGSVEEGMGLSEPVAKAVPRAARAVEDIVAALRTTSAPEAIREEC; encoded by the coding sequence ATGACAGCGCGCATCCTGGTCGCCGGAATCGGCAACATCTTCCTGGGGGACGACGGTTTCGGCTCCGAGGTGCTGCGCCACGCCGAGATTCCGCAGGACGGTTCGCAGGTGCGCATCATCGACTACGGCATCCGCGGCATGCATCTGGCCTACGACCTGCTCGAGGGCTGGGACACCCTGGTGCTGGTCGACGCGGTGCCCAGCCGCGGCAATCCGGGCGCATTGCACGTCTTCCAGGCCGATCATGACTGGTGGTCCGACCCGACGACCCTGGATGCGCACAACATGGATCCGGCCAGCGTGTTCGCCAACCTGCGGGCGCTGGGGGGCACGCCGCCCTACACCGTCGTCGTCGGGTGCGAGGCGGGTAGCGTCGAAGAAGGCATGGGGCTCAGCGAACCCGTCGCCAAGGCCGTCCCCCGCGCCGCCCGCGCGGTCGAGGATATCGTCGCGGCGTTGCGAACAACCTCGGCCCCGGAAGCGATCCGAGAGGAGTGCTGA
- a CDS encoding HypC/HybG/HupF family hydrogenase formation chaperone, which translates to MCLGIPGQVIRMLDGYEGQLALVDVTGEQRKVNVGMLPEETFAPGDWVIIHMGFVVEKTDRAGAEQAMAGLELMGRGRNPDGDLT; encoded by the coding sequence ATGTGTCTGGGCATACCCGGTCAGGTGATCAGGATGCTCGACGGCTACGAGGGGCAGCTGGCACTGGTCGACGTCACCGGCGAGCAGCGCAAAGTCAACGTGGGCATGCTTCCGGAGGAGACGTTCGCACCCGGTGATTGGGTGATCATTCACATGGGCTTCGTGGTCGAGAAAACCGACCGGGCCGGAGCCGAGCAGGCGATGGCCGGCCTGGAGCTGATGGGGCGGGGCCGCAATCCCGATGGCGATTTGACATGA
- a CDS encoding NifU family protein: protein MADRPDTPENDTQWRTAGDRIQTLLDSCAAAGTAAHERAQQLVREVVGLYGAGLERIMRSLDDPGLAERLATDDLVASLLLVHGLHPHDAHRRVSDALERVRPYLGSHGGDVDLLEVTDTVVRLAFTGSCKSCPSSAVTLELAVQDAIRAAAPEICSIELVTDTKPGTLIPAETLLARVHSDSHDATSWHPVPELDDLAPGEVGGFLVEGTAWLACRVGDHTFAYRDHCPMCDDTLAGAELCDALLRCPRCDTGFDVVHAGAGANGAHLEPLPLLPRDGVLSVALPSALAEAMGASA, encoded by the coding sequence ATGGCCGATCGCCCGGATACCCCCGAGAACGACACACAATGGCGCACCGCGGGCGATCGAATCCAGACCTTGCTGGATTCCTGCGCGGCGGCCGGGACGGCCGCGCACGAACGCGCCCAACAGCTGGTCCGCGAGGTGGTCGGGCTCTACGGAGCCGGGCTGGAGCGGATCATGCGATCGCTGGACGACCCCGGTTTGGCCGAGCGGCTGGCCACCGACGACCTGGTGGCCAGCCTGCTCCTGGTACACGGCCTGCACCCCCACGATGCGCACCGGCGGGTGTCGGACGCGCTGGAACGGGTGCGCCCCTACCTGGGTTCGCACGGCGGCGACGTCGATCTGCTCGAGGTCACCGACACCGTCGTCCGGTTGGCGTTCACCGGGAGCTGCAAGAGTTGCCCGTCGTCGGCGGTGACGCTCGAGCTGGCGGTGCAGGACGCCATCCGGGCGGCCGCCCCGGAGATCTGCTCGATCGAGCTGGTCACGGACACCAAGCCGGGCACCCTCATTCCGGCCGAAACCCTCTTGGCGCGAGTGCATTCCGACAGCCATGACGCCACCTCCTGGCACCCGGTGCCGGAGCTGGACGACCTGGCACCCGGCGAGGTCGGAGGTTTCCTGGTCGAGGGAACAGCGTGGCTGGCGTGCCGGGTCGGCGACCACACGTTCGCCTACCGCGACCACTGTCCGATGTGTGACGACACGCTGGCCGGCGCGGAACTGTGTGACGCGCTGCTGCGCTGCCCGCGCTGCGACACCGGATTCGACGTGGTGCACGCGGGTGCCGGTGCGAACGGGGCGCATCTCGAGCCGTTGCCGCTGCTGCCCCGCGACGGCGTGCTCTCGGTGGCACTACCCTCCGCGCTGGCCGAAGCCATGGGAGCTTCGGCATGA